The proteins below are encoded in one region of Brachyspira intermedia PWS/A:
- the flcA gene encoding periplasmic flagellar collar protein FlcA — protein sequence MPKIEDLERLGSIAFLIGNKALPKEISQNDYDRFKSVFTDEHMASSMPAEDNGLPSIDDLDSLDGLDFQDNSDNNTSDDIDNLQLPEDFDNPLSDDPDDLGLPEDLDNDKLSDDIDDLGLPEDLGNDKVSDDVDDLGLPEDLDNDKVSDDVDNLELPEDLDNDKVSADIDNLELPEDLDNDKVSADIDNLELPEDLDNDKVSADIDNLELPENLDNDKVSADIDNLEFPEDLDNDKVSADIDNLELPEDLDNDKVSADIDNLDLPEDLDNDKVSADIDNLELPEDLDNDKVSADIDDLGLPEDLDNDKVSADIDDLGLPEDLDNDKVSADIDDLGLPEDLDNDLVSNDLDDLGLPEDHDLGLPEDLDDDKVSANIDDLELPEDKELEDKIAMDINNDNSNKNDIHSEKLPVLDDLPLPDTLPNIDEGREYEYNEDLPNIESNDDQKSNINDLELDDISDSLDDILEDEDSNLDDILSDDELDEEDKNEVKEEAKAEEPQDDIDLDDLSLDSIMDEDKEEEPKDEVDEVKEETKTEEPQDDIDLDDLSLDSIMDEDKEGEPKDEVNEVKEEAKAEEPQDDIDLDDLSLDSIMDEDKKEEPKDEVNEVKEETKTEEPHDNMDLDDLSLDSILDEDKEEEPKDEVAEVKEETKAEEPHDDINLDDLSLDDAIEEYEQSPKDDLDLDDVIEDIDDKNENKNISNNIVEGSTTLPSPDTANNLPASKYEDVDKDVDHDKVINAIKYLPPLTQYHVLDAILNEKLDRISMEALLNALERGESNENITELLNKELGLSIKEEGSKNVLELIPIPNSLKDYAKIIRVAAVFLILFVAVVILSFQFIYKPVMANKYYNQGLVSISKGAYDDAERNFSEGERLKPKQIKWYNKYARAYIDRETFSYALKKIQGALDIKPRDFETRITFGYYYRKKGEKELSVEDYTLGEELYNDMLVYTDKKKEKETIYDERGLLMISRARTLVEPNYYDIAYNNYRDMINFFGDGVVPRKRAMLIKIYQDNYEQVKALQNHINLLKKDYIDDEVYPKLAKYLLDKDDFYGSRILFENLLTAYPNNLESIVGYADYEARLKHYDRAMEILNTAALPLYESNPFYRGKEFVYNMLGQIYYNLGEYGNAVKNFTEALAINSVYPDANYNLANVYFYREKDYEKAKQHYQTAYDNLAPNLRSDKLLYNLSWIYYSDGEYDRAFEGFNALFQKNPSNSVVSYALGNSLLHLDKANLANGFYRNALSQVLSKRDRLGRLEMRTESDFILVSYLASLYNNIGVSYAYNSTITNTIVNEQQAFKYFVLASEYFDQIRTSNIDLERMEKRTILVDNQNIGAATYNIMSVQGKRNLKQATVIDDYIPKDMYYVR from the coding sequence AGATAATTCAGACAATAATACATCTGATGATATTGATAATTTACAACTTCCTGAAGATTTTGACAATCCATTATCTGATGATCCAGATGATTTAGGACTACCTGAAGATTTAGATAATGATAAATTATCTGATGATATAGATGATTTAGGACTACCTGAAGATTTGGGTAATGATAAAGTATCTGATGATGTAGATGATTTAGGACTACCTGAAGATTTAGATAATGATAAAGTATCTGATGATGTAGATAATTTAGAGCTTCCTGAAGACTTAGATAATGATAAAGTATCTGCTGATATAGATAATTTAGAGCTTCCTGAAGACTTAGATAATGACAAAGTATCTGCTGATATAGATAATTTAGAGCTTCCTGAAGACTTAGATAATGACAAAGTATCTGCTGATATAGATAATTTAGAGCTTCCTGAAAACTTAGATAATGACAAAGTATCTGCTGATATAGATAATTTAGAGTTTCCTGAAGACTTAGATAATGATAAAGTATCTGCTGATATAGATAATTTAGAGCTTCCTGAAGACTTAGATAATGACAAAGTATCTGCTGATATAGATAATTTAGACTTACCTGAAGACTTAGATAATGACAAAGTATCTGCTGATATAGATAATTTAGAGCTTCCTGAAGACTTAGATAATGACAAAGTATCTGCTGATATAGATGATTTAGGACTTCCTGAAGACTTAGATAATGACAAAGTATCTGCTGATATAGATGATTTAGGACTTCCTGAAGACTTAGATAATGACAAAGTATCTGCTGATATAGATGATTTAGGACTTCCTGAAGATTTAGATAATGATTTAGTATCCAATGATTTAGATGATTTAGGTTTACCTGAAGATCATGATTTAGGACTTCCTGAAGATTTGGATGATGATAAAGTATCTGCTAATATAGATGATTTAGAACTTCCTGAAGATAAAGAATTAGAAGATAAAATAGCAATGGATATCAATAATGATAATTCAAATAAAAATGATATTCATTCAGAAAAATTACCAGTATTAGATGATTTACCTTTACCTGATACTTTACCTAATATAGATGAAGGCAGAGAATATGAATACAATGAAGATTTACCTAATATAGAATCTAATGATGATCAAAAATCTAATATAAATGATTTAGAACTTGATGATATATCTGATAGTTTAGATGATATATTAGAAGATGAAGATTCAAATTTAGATGATATTTTATCTGATGATGAATTAGATGAAGAAGATAAAAATGAAGTTAAAGAAGAGGCCAAAGCTGAAGAACCTCAAGATGATATAGATTTAGATGATTTATCTTTAGACAGTATTATGGATGAAGATAAAGAGGAAGAACCTAAAGACGAGGTTGATGAGGTTAAAGAAGAGACTAAAACTGAAGAACCTCAAGATGATATAGATTTAGATGATTTATCTTTAGACAGCATTATGGATGAAGATAAAGAGGGAGAACCTAAAGATGAGGTTAATGAGGTTAAAGAAGAGGCTAAAGCTGAAGAGCCTCAAGATGATATAGATTTAGATGATTTATCTTTAGACAGCATTATGGATGAAGATAAAAAGGAAGAACCTAAAGACGAGGTTAATGAGGTTAAAGAAGAGACTAAAACTGAAGAACCTCATGATAATATGGATTTAGACGATTTATCTTTGGACAGCATCCTGGATGAAGATAAAGAGGAAGAACCTAAAGACGAGGTTGCTGAGGTTAAAGAAGAGACTAAAGCTGAAGAACCTCATGATGATATAAATTTAGATGATTTATCTTTAGATGATGCTATAGAAGAATATGAACAATCACCTAAAGATGATTTAGACTTAGATGATGTTATAGAAGATATAGATGATAAAAATGAAAATAAAAATATATCTAATAATATAGTTGAAGGAAGTACTACTCTTCCATCTCCTGATACCGCTAATAATTTACCTGCTTCTAAATATGAAGATGTTGATAAAGATGTAGATCATGATAAAGTAATTAATGCTATAAAATATCTTCCTCCGCTTACACAGTATCATGTTTTAGATGCAATACTTAATGAAAAATTAGACAGAATTTCTATGGAGGCTTTACTTAATGCCTTAGAGAGAGGTGAGTCTAATGAAAACATTACAGAATTACTAAATAAAGAATTAGGTTTGAGTATTAAAGAAGAAGGCAGTAAAAATGTATTAGAACTTATACCTATACCTAATTCATTAAAAGATTATGCTAAGATAATAAGAGTTGCAGCTGTATTTTTAATATTATTTGTAGCTGTAGTAATTTTATCTTTCCAATTTATTTATAAACCTGTAATGGCAAATAAATACTATAATCAAGGTTTAGTAAGCATATCAAAAGGAGCTTATGATGATGCTGAAAGAAACTTTTCTGAAGGTGAAAGATTAAAACCAAAGCAGATAAAATGGTATAATAAATACGCAAGAGCTTATATTGATAGAGAAACTTTCAGTTATGCTCTTAAAAAGATACAAGGTGCTTTGGATATTAAACCTAGAGATTTTGAAACTAGAATAACTTTCGGATACTACTATAGAAAGAAAGGTGAAAAAGAATTATCTGTAGAAGATTATACATTAGGCGAAGAATTATATAATGATATGTTAGTTTATACTGACAAGAAAAAAGAAAAAGAAACTATATATGATGAACGCGGTCTTCTTATGATAAGTAGAGCTAGAACTTTGGTAGAACCTAATTATTATGATATCGCTTATAATAATTATAGGGATATGATCAATTTCTTTGGAGATGGAGTTGTACCTAGAAAGAGAGCTATGCTTATAAAAATTTATCAGGATAATTATGAGCAAGTTAAAGCCCTTCAAAATCATATAAACTTATTGAAAAAAGATTATATAGATGATGAGGTTTATCCTAAATTAGCTAAATATTTACTTGATAAAGATGATTTTTATGGTTCAAGAATATTATTTGAAAATCTTCTAACTGCATATCCTAATAATTTAGAATCTATAGTAGGTTATGCTGATTATGAGGCAAGATTAAAACATTATGATAGAGCTATGGAAATACTTAATACAGCTGCATTACCTTTATATGAATCTAATCCTTTCTATAGAGGAAAAGAATTCGTATATAATATGTTAGGACAGATATATTATAATTTAGGTGAATATGGAAATGCGGTTAAAAACTTTACTGAAGCTTTAGCTATAAATTCAGTATATCCTGATGCTAATTATAATTTAGCTAATGTTTATTTCTATAGAGAAAAAGATTATGAAAAAGCTAAACAGCATTATCAAACTGCTTATGATAATTTAGCACCTAATCTTAGAAGCGATAAACTTCTATATAATTTATCTTGGATATATTATTCAGATGGAGAATATGACAGAGCATTTGAAGGATTTAATGCATTATTCCAAAAGAATCCTAGCAATAGTGTTGTTTCTTATGCTTTAGGTAATTCGCTTTTACATTTGGATAAAGCTAATTTAGCTAATGGTTTCTATAGAAATGCTTTAAGTCAGGTATTATCTAAGAGAGACAGATTAGGAAGATTAGAAATGCGTACAGAAAGTGATTTTATACTAGTAAGTTATTTAGCAAGCCTTTATAATAATATAGGTGTTTCTTATGCTTATAACTCTACTATTACAAATACTATTGTTAATGAGCAGCAAGCATTTAAATATTTTGTATTGGCAAGCGAATATTTTGATCAAATAAGAACTTCAAATATAGATTTGGAGAGAATGGAAAAAAGAACTATACTTGTTGATAATCAAAATATAGGGGCTGCTACTTATAATATAATGTCTGTACAAGGAAAAAGAAATTTGAAGCAGGCTACTGTTATAGATGATTACATACCTAAAGATATGTATTATGTTAGATAA
- a CDS encoding DNA methyltransferase — MQTTTLWDYPSQQYLKSEEEKHKHYIGATPSYIIWNLLNRYTKEKDLVVDPMAGSGTTIDVARELGRRALGYDINPKALQRKDVFKADARKIPIEDEKVDFVFIDPPYSTHINYSDEKNCIGKLTARENEYYEAMEKVINEIFRIMKKDRYMALYVSDSYEKGFPFMPIGFKLFEIMSKYFMPIDIVSVVRHNKTLNKGNYHMAAAENNFYLRGFNYLFIMYKKGNKTIDINGKVHLRNL; from the coding sequence TTGCAAACAACAACTTTATGGGATTATCCTTCCCAGCAGTATTTAAAAAGCGAAGAAGAAAAGCATAAACATTATATAGGAGCAACACCTTCATATATAATTTGGAATCTTCTAAATAGATATACAAAAGAAAAAGATTTAGTAGTTGATCCTATGGCTGGAAGCGGTACTACTATTGATGTGGCAAGAGAATTGGGAAGACGAGCTTTAGGGTATGATATAAATCCAAAAGCATTACAGAGAAAAGATGTTTTCAAAGCTGATGCTAGAAAAATACCAATAGAAGATGAAAAAGTAGATTTTGTATTTATAGATCCGCCTTACAGTACTCATATAAATTATTCTGATGAGAAAAATTGTATTGGAAAATTAACAGCAAGAGAAAATGAATATTATGAGGCTATGGAAAAAGTTATTAATGAAATATTTAGAATAATGAAAAAAGATAGATATATGGCTTTATATGTTTCTGATTCTTATGAAAAGGGATTTCCTTTTATGCCTATTGGTTTTAAACTTTTTGAAATTATGAGTAAATATTTTATGCCTATAGATATTGTATCTGTTGTACGTCATAATAAGACTCTTAATAAAGGTAATTATCATATGGCAGCAGCTGAAAATAATTTTTATTTGAGAGGATTTAATTATTTATTTATAATGTATAAAAAAGGAAATAAAACTATAGATATAAACGGAAAAGTTCATTTGAGAAATTTATAG
- a CDS encoding TM2 domain-containing protein yields the protein MRKRIKAIICSALSLIFGGIGIQKFYLGQTKRGILYVLFFWTGIPYLLCVVDLIRFIFMTEKEFNLIYNKDYIENINYKNDYENYKSKFDDAIDAEYSYVDENSDDNKNEEKNYNNQENTEENIINKALEYHKLINDTIISIKDYNFSAKVKQLNQLFKSIIDKSSGYKRNEIAIKNLDKMLEYNIPTTLKLINSYIDLSSSNTSDLNNVKKDIIESVESVTIYLNKVLENIQKDDIIDITSDINVLKAGLKKDGYV from the coding sequence ATGAGAAAAAGAATAAAAGCTATAATATGTTCTGCTCTTTCTCTGATATTTGGGGGAATAGGAATACAAAAATTTTATTTAGGTCAGACTAAAAGAGGTATATTGTATGTTCTATTTTTCTGGACTGGTATACCCTATTTGCTTTGTGTTGTAGATTTAATAAGATTTATATTTATGACAGAAAAAGAGTTTAACCTCATATATAATAAAGACTATATTGAAAATATAAATTATAAAAATGATTATGAAAATTATAAAAGTAAATTTGATGATGCTATAGATGCTGAATATAGTTATGTTGATGAGAATAGTGATGATAACAAAAATGAAGAAAAAAATTATAATAATCAAGAAAATACAGAAGAAAATATTATTAATAAAGCATTAGAATATCATAAACTAATTAATGATACTATAATTTCTATAAAAGATTATAATTTTTCAGCCAAAGTTAAACAGTTGAATCAGTTATTTAAAAGCATTATTGATAAATCAAGCGGATATAAAAGAAATGAAATAGCTATAAAAAATCTAGATAAAATGTTGGAATATAATATACCTACAACATTAAAACTTATTAATTCATATATAGATTTATCATCATCAAATACTTCAGATTTAAATAATGTCAAAAAAGATATAATAGAATCTGTAGAATCAGTAACAATATATTTAAATAAGGTATTAGAAAATATACAAAAAGACGATATTATAGATATAACAAGCGATATAAATGTGCTTAAAGCAGGATTAAAAAAAGACGGATATGTTTAA
- a CDS encoding ABC1 kinase family protein yields MNNIKSINRAREIISIIIAYGFRDIIAITPILKIIKNPIDKINIKYNGVDLRKYSRAERIKMACEELGTTFIKLGQILSNRNDILPKDITEELSKLQNHVKPFDENIAKSIIETELGAKIEDIFESFELTPKASASISQVHTGVLKNGEKVAIKVKRPNIEENILTDIEIIVWLSNIIEKYNEEFALMQPQKLIAAFKSQLIQELDFNFEKNNTLKFAKFFKNNKNIKIAKVYDEYSTKNILTMEYIEGIKISDIAEDDTRYDRKKLVSIGIDAVLEQIFMLGFFHADPHPGNLMALENNVLCFLDFGMIGFIPPNSKDAFSSLIMSISSADYLELSKSILDLCYHGEISNIDEFNMAIFILVSKYVDMPLDNINIEDVFNELIGIIREFRLTLPSNIMLLIKSLIVLEGVARNLDKEVKLIEHIKPFALRYVKEQMKPDNLFRQFKKLFYDYSYIIKEFPSDLEHLVSVIKQGSVKIQLEHKKLESLASTLDGLADRLSYSIVLASLILASALIITSKMPPLFHGTSVIGMIGFALSAIMGFIMIISRFIKKYVKKNN; encoded by the coding sequence ATGAACAACATAAAATCTATAAACAGAGCAAGAGAAATTATATCTATAATAATAGCTTATGGATTCAGAGATATTATAGCTATAACTCCAATATTAAAAATAATAAAAAATCCAATTGATAAAATTAATATCAAATATAATGGAGTTGATTTAAGAAAATATAGCAGAGCCGAAAGAATAAAAATGGCTTGTGAAGAATTAGGTACAACATTTATCAAATTGGGACAAATACTTTCAAACAGAAATGATATACTTCCAAAAGATATTACAGAAGAATTGAGCAAACTTCAAAATCATGTAAAACCTTTTGATGAAAATATAGCAAAAAGTATTATTGAAACAGAATTAGGAGCTAAAATAGAAGATATTTTTGAATCCTTTGAATTAACTCCTAAAGCAAGTGCCTCTATTTCTCAAGTTCATACAGGCGTATTAAAAAACGGTGAAAAAGTAGCTATAAAGGTAAAAAGACCTAATATAGAAGAAAATATACTTACAGATATAGAAATTATAGTATGGCTTTCAAATATCATAGAAAAATACAATGAAGAATTTGCATTGATGCAGCCTCAAAAATTAATAGCAGCATTTAAATCCCAGCTTATACAGGAATTAGATTTCAATTTTGAAAAAAATAACACTTTAAAATTTGCAAAATTCTTTAAAAATAATAAAAATATAAAAATAGCAAAAGTATATGATGAGTACAGCACAAAAAATATATTAACTATGGAATATATAGAAGGAATAAAAATTTCTGATATAGCAGAAGATGATACTAGATACGATAGAAAAAAACTAGTTTCCATAGGTATAGATGCTGTATTAGAGCAGATATTTATGCTTGGTTTCTTCCATGCTGATCCGCATCCTGGTAATTTAATGGCTTTGGAAAATAATGTACTATGTTTCTTAGATTTCGGTATGATAGGATTTATTCCGCCTAACTCTAAAGATGCTTTTTCTTCTTTAATTATGAGTATAAGTTCTGCTGATTATTTGGAATTATCTAAATCTATACTAGATTTATGCTATCATGGAGAAATAAGCAATATAGATGAATTCAATATGGCTATATTTATATTAGTAAGTAAATACGTTGATATGCCTTTAGATAATATAAATATAGAAGATGTGTTTAATGAACTTATAGGTATAATAAGAGAATTCCGTTTAACTTTACCTAGCAATATTATGCTTTTAATAAAATCTTTGATAGTTCTTGAGGGAGTTGCTAGAAATCTAGATAAAGAAGTAAAATTGATAGAGCATATTAAGCCTTTTGCATTAAGATATGTTAAAGAGCAGATGAAGCCTGATAATTTATTTAGACAATTCAAGAAGTTATTCTATGATTATAGTTATATCATAAAAGAATTTCCATCTGACTTAGAACATTTAGTATCAGTTATAAAGCAAGGAAGTGTAAAAATTCAGTTGGAACATAAAAAGCTTGAATCATTAGCTTCTACTTTAGACGGTTTAGCAGATAGATTAAGTTACTCTATAGTTTTAGCTTCTTTAATATTGGCAAGTGCTTTAATTATCACAAGCAAAATGCCTCCCCTATTTCATGGAACATCTGTTATAGGAATGATAGGATTTGCATTATCAGCTATAATGGGATTCATTATGATTATAAGCAGATTTATAAAGAAGTATGTCAAGAAAAACAATTAA
- a CDS encoding phasin family protein, translating to MSLSDDIKSGFYSSIGMMLKGKEKLEEAAREFIKDKNVSAEEGEKFVKEMVNKANETKEDVSQFIDERVKKVVDKMGYVKKEEYDAMRKELDELKQSIKKDEQ from the coding sequence ATGTCATTATCAGATGATATCAAATCAGGATTTTATTCAAGCATTGGTATGATGCTAAAAGGAAAAGAAAAGCTAGAGGAAGCAGCACGCGAATTCATAAAAGATAAGAATGTTAGTGCTGAAGAGGGAGAAAAGTTTGTAAAAGAAATGGTTAATAAAGCCAATGAAACTAAAGAAGATGTTTCCCAATTTATAGACGAAAGAGTAAAAAAAGTTGTTGATAAAATGGGATATGTAAAAAAAGAAGAATATGATGCTATGAGAAAAGAATTAGATGAATTAAAACAATCTATCAAAAAAGATGAACAATAA